From Macadamia integrifolia cultivar HAES 741 unplaced genomic scaffold, SCU_Mint_v3 scaffold2473, whole genome shotgun sequence, one genomic window encodes:
- the LOC122066582 gene encoding adenine/guanine permease AZG1-like, which translates to METRTPPPRLAITTIPTRVNSFVANSRIGKYFKLDNRGTTFTTELRAGTATFLTMAYILAVNASILTDSGGTCTVADCVPLCTDPSISVSNCAAANLTVVQPDASCKFDPVNPGYTACLAGVRQDLIVATVASSIIGSIIMGAFANLPLALAPGMGTNAYFAYSVVGFHGSGNITYRTALAAVFIEGLIFLLISAIGLRTKLAKLVPKPVRIASSAGIGLFLAFIGLQSGQGLGLVSFSSATLVTIGGCPSDQLASVAPVITYPNGTVALMPGGTVSGGILCLNDKMLSSTFWLGAVGFVIIAYCLVKNVKGAMIYGIVFVTAVSWFRNTQVTAFPNTDSGNSAYQYFKKVVDVHAIQNTKGAMSFTGIGQGYFWEAMITFLYVDILDTTGTLYSMARFAGFVDSNGDFEGQYFAFMSDATSIVIGSLLGTSPVTVFIESSTGIREGGRTGMTALTVAGYFFLSFFFTPLLASIPAWAVGSPLILVGVLMMKSVVEIEWNDMKEGIPAFMTLILMPMTYSIAYGLIGGIGTYIVLHLWDWGELVLGKFGIIERRKEEKKALVGVNESNELALEGGERRGSEIQLSV; encoded by the coding sequence ATGGAGACTCGAACACCACCACCACGGCTTGCAATCACCACAATACCGACCCGGGTCAACTCGTTCGTAGCCAACAGCCGAATCGGAAAGTATTTCAAACTCGACAACCGAGGCACCACTTTCACAACCGAGCTCCGTGCCGGCACAGCCACGTTCCTCACCATGGCCTACATCCTTGCAGTAAACGCCAGTATCCTCACCGACTCCGGCGGTACCTGCACCGTAGCCGACTGCGTCCCCCTATGCACCGACCCTTCCATCTCTGTTTCCAACTGCGCCGCCGCCAACCTTACCGTGGTCCAACCCGACGCGTCCTGCAAATTCGACCCGGTTAACCCGGGTTACACAGCCTGCCTTGCCGGAGTCCGCCAAGACCTGATCGTCGCCACCGTCGCTTCTTCAATCATTGGTTCTATAATCATGGGCGCGTTTGCTAACCTTCCCTTAGCTTTAGCCCCTGGTATGGGCACCAACGCTTACTTCGCCTACTCCGTCGTCGGCTTCCACGGCTCCGGCAACATCACTTACCGAACAGCTTTAGCAGCGGTCTTCATTGAAGGGCTTATTTTTCTCCTCATTTCCGCAATTGGGTTAAGAACCAAACTAGCAAAACTCGTCCCCAAACCCGTTCGAATCGCTTCCTCTGCCGGAATCGGTCTTTTCCTCGCATTCATTGGGCTTCAATCCGGCCAAGGACTCGGCCTCGTCAGCTTCAGCTCAGCCACACTTGTCACAATCGGCGGTTGCCCCTCTGATCAACTCGCATCTGTCGCTCCGGTGATCACTTACCCAAATGGCACTGTCGCTCTCATGCCCGGAGGCACTGTTTCCGGCGGCATTCTCTGCTTGAACGATAAAATGTTAAGCTCAACCTTCTGGCTCGGTGCTGTGGGTTTCGTAATCATAGCTTATTGTCTAGTAAAGAACGTCAAAGGAGCGATGATATACGGTATAGTATTTGTCACAGCGGTTTCCTGGTTCCGTAACACCCAAGTCACCGCGTTCCCTAACACTGACTCGGGCAACTCGGCTTACCAGTACTTCAAAAAGGTCGTTGACGTTCATGCCATCCAGAATACAAAAGGTGCGATGAGCTTTACGGGTATAGGgcaagggtatttttgggaaGCTATGATAACATTTCTATATGTGGATATACTCGATACTACGGGAACGCTTTACTCGATGGCTCGGTTCGCCGGGTTTGTTGACTCAAACGGTGATTTCGAGGGTCAATATTTCGCGTTCATGTCGGATGCCACGTCGATTGTGATAGGATCGTTGTTGGGTACTTCACCGGTGACGGTTTTTATAGAGTCGTCGACAGGGATAAGAGAAGGTGGGAGGACAGGGATGACGGCGTTAACGGTGGCAGGGTATTTCTTCTTGAGTTTCTTTTTTACGCCGTTATTGGCATCTATACCGGCTTGGGCTGTTGGATCACCGTTGATTTTGgttggggttttgatgatgaaatCTGTGGTGGAGATTGAATGGAATGATATGAAGGAAGGGATACCAGCATTTATGACGTTGATATTGATGCCTATGACTTATTCGATTGCGTATGGTTTGATTGGTGGGATTGGGACTTATATTGTTTTGCATTTATGGGACTGGGGAGAGTTGGTGTTGGGGAAGTTTGGGATTATTGAGaggagaaaggaggaaaagaaggCTTTGGTAGGGGTAAATGAGTCAAATGAACTTGCTCTTGAAGGTGGGGAAAGGAGGGGATCTGAAATTCAGTTAtcagtttaa